DNA from Planctomycetota bacterium:
TTGGCGACGTCGGCGACGTTTTCGGCAGGCTCGATGCCGCGGACGGGAATGCCGCGGGACTGGAACGGCTTGAGCAGCGTGCCGTCGTTGCTGGCGACTTCGACCGCCAGCGACTCGCCGGTCAGGCCGAGCCGATAGATCATCTCGACCGCGTAGTCGTCAGCGTGCCTTTTCCACGTCTCGCTGAAGCCCGAGAAGAAGGCGTAATCGCTGAAGATCTCCGCCGGATCGGGTCCGTCGGGCAGCTGGATCAAGCGGCATGCGTCGCAGGCAAACGCGTGGAGCGGGTAGGTTTTCTCCGCGTGATAGAACCGCTTGGGTTCGACGTGTCGCTGGCAGAACGGGTGGACGCCGAGGTCCGCGAAGCTGCGCGTCACGGTCGCGCTGCACAGGCGGCACGTGAGTCGAGGCAGGCCTGGCTGGACTGGCATTGCGGTGGACATGACGGGCACGTGCGACGGTCGCACCGCCGACATCGACGCGAGGGGGCCGCGGCTTGAGATGCAGAACCGATCCGCGCGGCAGAAATCGCGTAATCGATACAGCCGCGCGATTAATTTGTTCCAACGCGTTGCGGACGCAGATCTCGGTCTGTGACCAAGCCGGCGGTCCAATTAGCCTCCCGGCGGGGCAGGACTGATAAGCCTGCGTGGGCCCGGCATGACGACCGGAGGACCGTCGTTGTGTCATAAAGCCAGTGCGGGTGACTCGGAGGACCACTCGCCCCGTGAGGCAGTCCGCGACCGGAGGGGTCGCGGCCGCCTCACGGCCCTTGCACCGTGCGGTGCGGGTACGAGAGATCCACTGGAGTCAGAGAGAATGCTGCTCAAAGACGGACCGACAGGCACTTTGCCTCGAAAGGCTCCCGGCCGCGGGCTGCTGAGTCGACTGCGTCGCCCCAGCATCGAGGTCGATATTCCGAGCCGGCACGAGGTGCGACGACGCATCCATCGCGACCGCCTTTTGGCCGATCGTGCGGGACGTCGATTCGTCATCGTTCTGTTCGCCACGCCGGGTCACGCGGGTGCCGTCACGCTGGCTCAGGCGATCAAAAGCCGCAAGCGTGAGACGGATGAGTTCGGCCCGGCACCGCGTGAGGTCTGTGGCAAGATCAGCACCGCCGCCCGGCACTGCTATGTCGCGATCCTGCCGGAAACGACGCGTGAGGGCGGCATGGCTTTCGCCAAGGCCGTGCTGGCCCGTCTTCCCGAACACCAAAGGCCCCAGTGGTCGGTGACCGCTTATCCGGACGCATCGGCAGACCTGTACCCGTCCGAAGAGTTGCGGGATGCCCCGGCGGGCGACACGGTCGACGTGACCGATGGGTCCGAAAGCGGAACAAACGCGACCGCCTCGTTCCACACGGGTCTGCCCGTCTGGAAACGCAGCCTGGATGTCGCTGTCGCCGGCACCGCTCTGTTTGTCCTGTCGCCGCTGCTGCTGCTCGTCGGCCTGCTCGTGAAGCTCGACAGCAAAGGCCCGGCCCTCTTCTGGCAGAAGCGGACGGGGCTGGGCGGACGCGTCTTCTGGATCGCCAAGGTCCGAACGATGGTCGTCGATGCCGAACGCGTCATGAAGGAGATGAATCTCCGCGATGGCAGCGAGCAGGACGGTCCGGCCTTCAAGCTTCGCCACGACCCACGCGTCACACGCCTTGGCCGACTGCTGCGACAGACGAGCATCGACGAGCTTCCGCAGCTGTGGAACATCCTGCGAGGCGACATGACCCTCGTCGGTCCCCGGCCTTTGCCCGTCAGCGAGAGCGACGCCTGCCTGCCGTGGCAGCGACGACGCCTCGACGTCACGCCCGGCCTGACGTGCATCTGGCAGGTCCACGGCCGAAGCCGCGTCCTCTTCGACGACTGGATGCGCATGGACATCAAGTACGTGAGCGAAAGCCGCGGCCTCATCGGTCTGCTGCGAGACGCTTCCCTGCTGGTCAAGACCGTGCCTGCGGTCTTCCTCAAGCGAGGCTTTTAACCTCGTCAGAGTGGGTTCGGCTGCTTAAGTCGGACACCGATTCGCACGACGCACAGCGGGAAGGTCCCGCGCATGTCTGTCCGCACACACCCGATCCTCGCTCTCATCGCCGTCACCCTGGCCGTTTCGGGGTGTACGAAGATCGACGCGCTCCCACGCGACGACGCACCGGCCATCGTCACCACTCGGCCCGTCATCCTCGCCCCGGGCGACGTCGTGGAGTTCAAGTTCTACTCCGCGCCTGAGCTGGACGACGTCCAGCAGGTTCGCCCAGACGGAGCCGTCTCACTCCAGCTCGTCGGCGAGGTCGGCGTCGCCGGCGAGCGGCCTGACGCCCTCCGGCAGCAGCTCGAAACGCTCTACGCCGAACACCTCCGCGACCCGACCATCACCGTCATCCTCCGCGAATCGCTCGGCCGGCGCGTGCTCGTCGGCGGCGAGGTCCGGAATCCTGGCCCCATCGCGATGCCGGCCGACATGGACGTCATGGAGGCGATCATCCTGGCCGGTGGCTACGTCCCGGAGACCAGCGCCGTCGGCCACGTCATCGTCATGCGTGACGTCGGCGATCAGCGGGTCGGCTACCGCGTCGACCTCCGCGACGCCATCCGCGGCCGGGCGACCACGCCCTTCTTCCTCGCAGCAGGCGACACCATCCACGTGCCGCGCTCGGCCATCGCCAACGTGAACACCTTCGTCGAGCAGTACGTCGGCGGCGTGATTCCAGACGGCCTGCGGGCCACGCGACAGGTCGGCAACACGACGTACGGCATCGACTCCAGCCTCGGCAACTAGACCCATGGTCGCCCCACGATCACGCTCGCCCCACGCTTCCAACGGCTCGAAGCCGACTCCCGACGCGACGCCCGTTCGCCGTCGCACGCCGCGGGCCCGGGCAGCGTTTTCGCCGCGCGATGTGCTCTACGTCCTCTTCCGCCACCGCGGAAAGGCAGTCGTTACGTTTCTCGGAATCTTCCTCCTCACGACGGCCGCAGCGCTGCTCTTGCCGAGCGAGTTCCAGAGCGAGGCGAAGCTCAAAGTACAGCTCGGCCGAGAGAGTGTCGCGATCGACCCGACTGCGACCATCGGTGCCGCGTCGCTCCCGATGCAGGACCGCAGCAACGAGCTCAACAGCGAACTCGAACTGCTCAACAGCCGCACTGTCGCCGAGGCCGTCGTTCGCGAACTCTCAGCAGAACGACTCGGCCAGCCCGAAGACGCGGACGAGTCCGTCGCAGTCGCCAAGGCAGCCGACAAGCTCCGGTCGGACGTCGCAACGGCCGTCGTGCCGGGCACGAGCAACCTGACCATCGCCTACGCCAGTGGCGATCCTGCGCTTGCCCGTGACGTCGTCGCCAGCTATGTCGATCAGTTCCGCAAGGTCCGCCAGGAGGTCTATCGCAACGCCAGCGGCACCGACTTCTTCGCGCAGCAACGCGAGAGTGGCGAACGCGAACTCGCCGAGATCAAGGCACAGCTTCAGGCGTTCAAGGACGAAAGCGGCGTCGCGGACGTCGAAGTGCAACGACAGATTCTGCTGACGCGCATCGGCGATCTGGAATCGTCCATCGACACAACTCGCGCCGAGCAGGCAGCGTCGATCGCACTGGCCGAGCGACTCGAGGCCCGCGTCGCGGAGATGCCCGAGCAGGTCATCAGTGCGAGCAAGACCGGCGCTCCGAACAGCTCGATCGAGTCGCTACGCACACGACTTGCCGAGCTTCGTCTCGAAGA
Protein-coding regions in this window:
- a CDS encoding polysaccharide biosynthesis/export family protein, with translation MSVRTHPILALIAVTLAVSGCTKIDALPRDDAPAIVTTRPVILAPGDVVEFKFYSAPELDDVQQVRPDGAVSLQLVGEVGVAGERPDALRQQLETLYAEHLRDPTITVILRESLGRRVLVGGEVRNPGPIAMPADMDVMEAIILAGGYVPETSAVGHVIVMRDVGDQRVGYRVDLRDAIRGRATTPFFLAAGDTIHVPRSAIANVNTFVEQYVGGVIPDGLRATRQVGNTTYGIDSSLGN
- a CDS encoding sugar transferase, giving the protein MLLKDGPTGTLPRKAPGRGLLSRLRRPSIEVDIPSRHEVRRRIHRDRLLADRAGRRFVIVLFATPGHAGAVTLAQAIKSRKRETDEFGPAPREVCGKISTAARHCYVAILPETTREGGMAFAKAVLARLPEHQRPQWSVTAYPDASADLYPSEELRDAPAGDTVDVTDGSESGTNATASFHTGLPVWKRSLDVAVAGTALFVLSPLLLLVGLLVKLDSKGPALFWQKRTGLGGRVFWIAKVRTMVVDAERVMKEMNLRDGSEQDGPAFKLRHDPRVTRLGRLLRQTSIDELPQLWNILRGDMTLVGPRPLPVSESDACLPWQRRRLDVTPGLTCIWQVHGRSRVLFDDWMRMDIKYVSESRGLIGLLRDASLLVKTVPAVFLKRGF